The genomic segment CGGGCGGGCGAGTTCCAGCAGCACGCGCGGCTCGACCTCCACCGGGCCGGGGGCGATCAGGCGCTGGCGGTTGAGGGGCAGGTGGGGGGGCCGGGAGGGGGCGTCGGGCATGGGGGCATGCTAGTTCGGAAGACAGCTTCGGTGCGCGGCCTCCTTAGCTCAAGCGGCGACCCGGCAGCCGGAGCTCCTGCATGACACTGCCCTCAAGGGGACCACAGCAGCCCCCAGTCCAGAAAGACCACCCCGCAGACCAGCACGACGGTCAGGGCCACTGAAAAGAGCAGCCCGAATCCCGTCCGCTACCTCGGCGGCGCCAGCGGCAGCAGCCGCACCCCGCCTTCCCCGTCGCCGCCGATCAGGGTGGTGCCGTCGGGACTGAGGGCCTCGGGCCAGCCGTCCCAGACGCGGGTGATCGCCCCCAGGGTGCGCCCCGTGGCGACCTCGCGCAGCTCCAGCCACTCGCGGCCCTGCACGTCCACCCCCGCGCGGCGCACCAGGACCCGGCTGCCGTCCGCGCTGAAGCCGACCACGCCGCTGGTCCCCGCGAGGTAGGCGGGCGCGGGCAGCTCCTTGCCGTCCGCGAGGCGAATCAGGCGCCCGCGCGAGGCCAGCATCCCCATGCTGTCGGGGGTGAAGGTGCCGTAGCCCACCCCGTTCAGGGTGGTGCGGAGTGCCCCCGTGCCGCTCTCGAAGAGGCGCGTTTTCGTCTGCCCCCGGAAGAGGGGCGCGAAGAGGCGGCTGTCGGGACTGAAGGGCAGCGCGGTCGGCTCGCCCCCGCTCTGGCTCGTCACGGTGGTCACGCGCCGGACCGCCGCCCAGTCCCACAGTTGCGCGTAGCCGTTGCGGTTGCCCGCCGCCAGCCGGGTTCCGTCGGGGCTGAAGGCGAGTTGGGTTGTCCCCGTCAGGCCGCCCGCGACGAGCAGCTTCTGAAAGGTGGGGGCCGCAGACGCCGCCGGGTAGGTGCTGAGCACCCCGACCCGCCCGGCGCGGGTGAGGGGATCGGGCGTCAGCGCCACGGCGATCCAGCGCCCGTCGTGGCTGAGGGCCGGGGGCACGTCCAGCAGGGCCTCGGGCGGCAGCATCACCGAGCGGCGGCCCTCGCCGGTCGCGGCGTCCAGCAGCCGGACATGGGCGCTGTAGCGGCCCCGCACCGCGACGAGGCCAGAAGTCGCTCCCGGCGTCACGGGCAGCGCGGCGGGGGCGACCCCCACCACCACGAGGGGATCGGGCGGCACCCGGCGCTCGCTCGCCGCCGTCTGGGCATGGGCGGGCGCCAGCGCGAGAAGGGCCAGCAGGGGCCGCGCCCGCCGCGCCGTGAGGGGAGCGCCGCCGGGCCGGGCGGATGGGTTGAGCTTCACGCGGTCAGGCTAGCGCGGGGGCGGGGCCGGGAGGTGTGCGGGATTCGGCGTCCACGCCCAACCCCCTCCACCTCCAGCCTGCTACACCTGCACCAGATACGCCGAGTCGATCATGTCGAGTGCCCGGATGGCCCCGAGCTGCTCGGCGCTCAGCCCGTCATCCAGCGTGAGGGTAAAGAGGGCCTGCCCGCCCCGCTCGGCGCGGCCCAGCGCCATGCCCGCGATGTTGACGCCCCACTCCCCCAGCAGGGCCGAGAGCGCGGCCACCGCGCCGGGCCGGTCCTGGTTGGAGGCGATCAGGATGAAGCCCTCGGGGGCAAGTTCCACCCGGAAGTCGCGCAAGCGGGTCAGCCGGGGACTGCGCCCGAAGACGGTGCCGCCCACCGTGCGGGTGCGGGGGCGGCCCCCCTCGCCGTGGGCGGTCACGCGCAGGATGACCTCGGTCTGGTAGTCGGGACTCTGGGCCTCCTCGCGCACGGTCAGGGTCAGGCCACGTTCGCGGGCCAGGGCGCGGGCGTTGATCAGGTTGGGCACCTCGTCGGTGCTGCCCGAGAGGTAGCCCACCAGCGCCGCCGTGACGACCGGCGCGGGGTCGGCGGGAAAGTCGCCCCGGAAGGTCACCTCCAGTTCGTGCGCACCCGGCAGCAGTTGGGTCAGGATGCGCCCCAGCTTCTCGCCCAGGTCGAGGTAGCCGCCCAGTGCCTCCAGGGTGCGGGGGTCCAGCGCGGGCGCGTTCACGGCCCCCCGGCTCACGTCCCCGTGCAGGGCGGCGAGGACCCGGCCCACGATCTCGGCCCCGACGCGCTCCTGGGCTTCCACGGTATTCGCGCCCAGGTGCGCGGTGACACTGAGGTTGGGCGCGTCCAGCAAGGCGTGCCCCGGCGCGGGCGGTTCCTCCACGAACACGTCTATCCCCGCGCCCAGCAGGTGCCCCCGGTGCAGGGCCGCCGCCAGCGCCCCCTCGTCCACGATGCCGCCCCGCGCCGCGTTCACGACGACCGCGCCGGGTTTCAACCGGGCGAGTTCGCGCTCGCCGATCATTCCCCGCGTTTCCTCGGTCAGCGGGGTATGGACGGTCAGGAAGTCCACCCGGTCGAGCAGCTCGTCCAGCGTGGCGGCCCGCTCCACGCCGAGGCGCTCGAACTTGTTCTCCGGGACGTAGGGGTCGTGGGCGACCACATTCAGCCTCAGCCCCTGCGCCCGGTCGGCCACGATGGACCCGATGCGGCCCAGGCCCACGATGCCCAGCGTCTTGTCTTTCAATTCCGTGCCCAGGAACGTCCGGTCCCACTGCCCCGCCCGCGTCCGGCGGTCCGAACGCGTCAGGCCCCGCGCGGCGGCGAGCAGGTGCGCGAGGGCGAGTTCGGCGGCCGAGACGTTGTTGCTCTCGGGCGCGTTGAGCACCAGGATGCCCCGGCGCGAGCAGGCGTCGAGGTCGATGTTGTCCACCCCCACGCCCCCGCGCCCGATCACCCGGAGTCTCGGCCCCGCCGCCTCCAGCAGTTCGCGGTCCACGCGGGTGCGGCTGCGGGTGATCAGCGCGTCGTAGTCCGGCAAGCGGCGCAGCGTCTCCTCGCGCGGCAGGTTGCCCTCATAGTCGATCTCGAAGCCCTCGTGCTCCAGGGGGCCGGGGTTCATCTCGTCGCAGATCAACACCCGCAATGGAGCGGCGGGGAACGGGTCCGGCCGGGCAGGGAACGGCAGCGTCATGCCCCAGCGTAAGCGGCCACTTCCGCCGGAAGGCGGGGGCTGGCTAGGGCGTGATCGGCGGGCCGTGCAGGTCCACGTCCAGCGCCAGTGCCGAGTGCAGCCGCCGGGCGTACTCGCCCTCCCCCACCTCGTAGACCCCCAGCCGGGCGATGTGGGGGTTCTGAATCTGCGCGTCCAGCAGGGTGAAGCCCCGCGCGTGCAGGTGCCCGGCCAGCCGCACCAGGGCGACCTTGCTCGCGTCCCGGACGCGGTGAAATTTGCTCTCCGCGATAAAGGCCCCGCCCAGCGCGAGCCCCAATACCCCGCCCGCGAGTTCGCCCTCCCGCCAGACCTCGAAGGAGTGGGCCAGTCCGGTCCGGTGCAGGTGCGCGTACAGCTCGGCCAGCGGCGGGCTGATCCACTCGCCGTCGCGCTCGGGGGACCCCGGCAGGCGGCCCCGGCAGCCCTCCACGACCTGCGCGAAGGCCGTGTCCACCCGCACCTCGAAGCGCCCCAGTTCCCGCCGCAGCCGCCGCGCGACATGCAGCCCCTCCGCCCCCGTCAGCGGCACCAGCGCCCGCGTTTCCACCGCGTACCACTGGACCCCCTCGCCGTTGTCCATCAGGAAGGCGCCCGACGCGTACCCCCGCGCGACCTCTCGGGTCAGGGGGTCCGGGTGCTGGAGGAAGTGGGAGGCGTGGGGCATGGGAGGAAGGGTGAGTGGTCAGCGGGGAGTGGGAAGTGAAAGAAGCGCGGCGGGAGCTGAGACCGGGGCTCCACTTCCCACTTCCTCCTCCCTACTCACCCCTTGGGGTACAGCACCGCCTGGGTGCAGCGGAACAGTGCCATGACCCGGCCCTCTGGCCCCCTCACCTCGGCGTCCCAGACCTGGGTGGTGCGCCCGGCGTGGACGGCGCGGGCCTCGCAGGTCACAACGCCCTCGCGGGCGGTCGAGAGATGATTGCTCTTGAGTTCGATGGTGGTGAAGTTGCTGGCCCCCTCCGGCAGCAGCATCCGGGTGCCGTAGCCGCAGGTCGTGTCGGCCAGCGCAATCACCGATGCCGCGTGCAGGAAGCCGTTGGGCGCCAGCAGTTCGGGCCGTACCGTCAGCTCGGAGCGCAGCAGCCCGCGTTCGGCGTGCGTGAAGCGAATGCCCATCAGGCCGGGCAGGTGGCCCTCACCAAAGGCGTTGAGGTGGTCGAGCGTGGGCAGCATGGGGGGAAGGTAGCAGCCCAGCGCTAGCGGGGCCACAGCCGGTTCATCCACCCCGCCGGGTTGGTGCCCTCGCCGCGCACCCGCATCTCCAGGTGCAGGTGCGGCCCGGCGCTCAGGCCCGTGGAGCCGACCTCCCCGATCTTCTGGCCGCGCGTGACCTTCTGGCCGACCTTGGCGGTGACCCGGCTCTGGTGGAAGTACAGGCTGGTCAGGCCCGCCCCGTGGTCGATCACGACGAGGCCGCCGCGCACCGGGTACATCCCGGCGATCACGACCGTGCCGTCGTTGACCGCCAGGACGGGCGTGCCCACGGGTGCGGGGTAGTCGGTGCCGTAGTGGTACTGCACCGGGCCGCCCGCCACGTAGGTGCGCGGCTGCCCGAAGGCGCTGCTCTGGGCCTTCACGGCCACGGCGGGGGCAAAGGGCCGGGTCCACACCTGCGGGGTGCGGCGGGCGTAGGCCTGCTCGACGGCGGCGTCCTCCGCCTTGCGGCCGGGGTCCTCGAGCTTGCGGCTGATGGCGCGGGGCAGATTGAGGTACTGCACGGTCTGGTTCAGACCTGTCACCGGGACGCTGCCGCGCAGGGCCTTGCCGTCCAGCGCGACCTCGTAGGTCACCGGGGTGGTCTTGCCCAGCACCACCCGCCCCGGCACCACGTACTCGCCCGCCGCCCCGACCGGGGTCAGGCGCTCGGCGGGCAGCCGCACGTTCTCGCCCACCTCGCTGGGAAAGCGCACCGTGACCTCGCCTGCCCGCGCCCCGCTGAGCCGCAGCACGAAGGCGTCGCCCATCCGCACGCTCGCCGGGGCCATCACCGAGACGCCCTCCAGCCGGGTCACGCGGGTCAGGGGCGGCGCGGCCGGGGCCGGGGGCGTGGCGGCAGGGGGCGTCGTGGTCGGTGGAGTCGCCGGGGCCTGGGGGGGCAGCGGCGGCTCGCCGGGCAGGCGCAGGGTCTGCCCGATCTCGATGGTGGTGCCCGTCAGCGCGTTCAGGCGCTGCAACTCCGCGACGGTCGTGCCGTACTTGCGGGCGATGGAATACAGCGTGTCGCCTTTCACGACGGTGTGCGCCGCTCCCGCCGTTCCCAGCAGGAGCGCGGCGGCACAGAGGAGCGGCCAGGCCGGACGAACTGGAACGCGGCGGCGGGTCATGCCCGGCAGGATAGCCGCCGGGGGCGGGGGACCGGATGAACCCTCAAGGCTGAGCCGTGTCCAGCACCAGCGTCACCGGGCCGTCGTTGGTCAGGTCGAGGGTCATGTGTGCCCCGAAGACCCCCTCCCCCACCGGCAACCCGCAGGCCCGCAGCGCCGCGCCAAACTCGGCGTACAGCGCACGGGCCTGCTCGGGCGGCGCGGCCCCCGAGAACCCCGGCCGGTTGCCCCGCCGCGTATCGGCAAAGAGGGTGAACTGGCTGACGCTGAGGACCCCGCCGCCGATGTCCAGCACGCTGCGGTTCATCTTCCCAGCTTCATCTGCGAACAGGCGCATCCGGGCGATCTTGGCGGCGAGGGCCTGTGCGGTTTCCGGGGTGTCCTCCGGCGCGACGCCCAGCAGCACGAGGAGGCCGGGACCCGTTTCACCCGTGACCCGGCCGTCGACCGTGCAGGTCGCGCGGGTCACGCGCTGCAAGACGGCCCGCACGCTAGTTGCCCAGCCGTGCCCGCAGGCTGCCGATCGCGTCCGTGAGCAGCTCGGCCTCCGTGAAGTCGAGGTTGCCGCGCGTCTTCTCGGCCAGCATGGTGAGCAGCCGGAGGGAGCGCTCGGCGGTCTGGCGGGCACGGTCCTCGGTCAAGAGGCCGTCGCGGGCGGCGCTGGCGGTCGCGGCGTTGAGGTCGCCGAGCGCCGCTTCGGCGGTGGCCTGAAGGGTGCTCACGAGTCCGACGAATTCGGGGTTGGGCATGGGGGCAGTCTACAGAGAGGGCCTCCCTCTCCGGAGATCAGCCCTGCGCCGGGGTGCCCGCCGGGGCCGCGCCCAGCTTGGGGCGGTGGCTGCGGGCCTCGCGCCGGGTCTTGGGGTCGAGGCCGACGAGCAGGAAGAAGTTCTCCAGCGCGTTCTCGCGGCCCTTGATCTCGGCGTGCTCGTGCTCGGGCGTGCCCGTCACGAAAGGCAGGGCGCGGTAGAGGGAAAGTGCGTACTCGACCACCTCGTCGCTGGCGTGCATCTCGGCGTACTGCCCGAGTTCGACGTACAGCGCCCGGCGGCTCTCGGCGTGCTGCAAGAAGGCGTCTGGGTGCGGCGTTTCCGGTGCCCGCAGCATGTCCTGCCGGGCGATGCGGCGGTAGTGCTTGAGACCTTGCAAGAGCTGTTCGGTCGTCATCAGTTCCTTCATCGGTCCTCCAGCCGGAGCGGCCTCCGGCCTGCTGTGAGCTGAAGTATAGGCTCCCCCGACCCCCGAGGCTGACCCCATGAGAAGCGACTCACGCCAAAGCGGGGACGATTGTGCCCGTGAGAAAGATGAGATTTGTACTCCGACCAGGAGTCCCCGAAAGCGCCGTCCACACCGCCAAAACCTCCCCATCTAAAGAAATGAGTCAGAATCTGAGAAGTTTGAATCTGATCGGACGTTTTCCCTCATTTCATCGAAAAGATGATCGTATAGAGGCCGCATAGGCGCATAAAAAACCCGGTTTCCCCCGAGGATTAAGGAAAAAAGAATAAAGGCCGGGTAAACTCACCCGGTCGATGAAAGCGCTCCGAACCCTCCTGATTGCCGCCGCCCTGGGCAGCGCGCCCGCCCTCGCCGCCACCTACACCGTCAAGGCGGGAGACACGCTCTCCAAGATCGCCAGCGTGTACCGAATGGAACCCGCGCAGATCATGCGCCTGAACGGCCTGCGGTCTACCACCATCGAGATCGGGCAGAAGCTGAACCTGGGCAATGTGGCCGTGCCCGCGACCACCGCCCGCACGGCAGCCCCGGCGGCCCCCCGTGGCGGCGCGTTCGTGCGGGCCACCGCCTCACGCTTCCTGGGCATTCGCTACGCGCTGGGGGGCACGGGAGGCCGGGGCATCGACTGCTCGGGCTACACCTCGCTGGTGTTCAGGCAGCTCGGCATCACCCTGCCGCGCACGGCGGCCGCGCAGTGGCGCACGGGCTACGCGGTGAGCAGCCGCAACCTGATGCCCGGCGACCTCGTGTTCTTCAACACCACCGGCCGGGTCGCCAGCCACGTCGGCATCTATATCGGCGACGGCCTGATGGCGAACGCCAACAGCTACCAGGGCCGCACCGTGATCGAGCCGCTGTTCGGCAACCCCTACTGGGCGCAGCGCTACGTCGGCGCCCGCCGCGTCCTGAGCTGACCCTCCCCCATCCCTTTCATCAACCGAGTGCCCCCGCCCGCGTGGTGGGGGCGCTGCGTTTTGGGGGCTGTCCGCGCCCAGCAGGCAGCGAAAAGGCCCCAGCCGGGGCTGGAGCCTGAACAGGGTGCGCAGGGCCTCCTTTACTGACGAATCACCTGCGCGTCCTTGGGCAGCGTCTTGAGGCCCGCCACCGTCAGGCCGCTGTTCACGCGGTAGTTGGAGACATTCAGGTCCGCCAGCACGCGGTTGCCGGAGCCCAGGAACTGAATGCGGGTGGGGCGCCAGCCCGCTTCCGTGATCCACACACGGGCCTTGTCGCCGCTGTTCTTGGGGGTGGCTTCAAGCTGGTAGACCTTGTTGCCACCGGAGGTCGTGGTGCCCAGCAGCCGCACGGTGTAGTCGCCCAGCAGGTCGGAGACGTTGCTCAGCCGGGTGAAGTCCAGCCCGCCGAGGCCCGCCTGAGCGGTGGCCTTCTTGATGGGCGTGACCGTGATCTGGTTGGTCAGGAAAAGGTACTGCCGGACCTCGTTGCGGTCGGCCACCACGATGTTGTCGGCCAGCGCGTCGGGCGCGTTGAACTGGATGCGGGCCACACCCTGCGCGGGAATGGAGCGCACAGTCAGGTCGATCTTCTGGGCCTGCGATTCCAGCGAGGCGCTCCCGGTCAGGCGGAAGGACACGTCCTTGGCCGACTTCTGGGCGCTGTCCACCCGCTTGAGGATGTCCTGCGCGGTCTGGGCGCCCGCTGTGGACACCAGCGCGGCGAGGGTCAGGAGGGGGAGAAAGTGCTTCACGTCCGGTAGTCTTTCACCCGCCCCCATGAGAAGAGGGGGCCGAGGCTGACCACGCATTCACGCCGCCCAGAGACGGTGGGAACGGCTACTCGCCGCTGTCCCCGGCGCCTCCCAGCGGGAAGCGGTAGGTCGCCCGGACGCCAAAGCCCCCGGTGCCGCCCCGTACATCGGTGGTCAGGGTGCCGGGGCCGAGGGGGACTTCAACCTCTGCCCCGGCCCGCAGGGGTGCAGCCGCGCGGCGCCACGGCTCGTAGGCGACGTACAGGCGCGTAGTGCTCTCCTCTCCCAGCAGGCCAGGCACGCCCAGGCTGCCCACCGCCCCCCAACTTCCCGGCCCGGCGAGGGCGTCCAGCGAGGCGGTGAGGCCCGACTCGGCGGCGTAGGTCACTCCACCCGTGACCCCCAGCACGTCGGCGCCCGCCCGTGCGCCCAGCCGCAAGGTCAGGCTGCCCGTGCCCTCGGTGAGGGGTTCGGCCTCTGGGTCGTCGCCCTCCTCGGGCGGGAGGGTGCGGGTGAGGTCGCGCCGCCACTCGGCCCCCAGCAGGGCGTGGGGCTGCACCCCGAACTCGCCCCCGGCCACCGCGACGAGGGTGCGGTTCACCCGGTAGCGGGCCGTCACGTCGGCCGCCCAGCCCCGCGCCCGCAGGTCGGTGGGCGTGAGACTCCACGCGGCCAGGGGGTCCACGTCGGTCGCGGCGGCGGTGAAGAAGCTTCCGCCCACATTCAGGGCCACCGGCCCCAGCGTGCCGCTCGCGCGGGTGTCCAGCCGCACGCCGCCCCGGTACGTCACGGCGGCCCCACCCGTCAGCGAGACGGCTCCAGCGGGGGGCAGGCTCAGGCCGCCCGAGAGCCGCGCCTCCAGCGCCCGCGTGCTCGCCGCCGCGTCCAGCCGCACCCGCCCGAGGTCCACGTCCGTCACGCCCACGCGGGCCAACACACCACCCGGCGCTGCGTAGGACACGCCGAACTTCAGTTCCGCCGCGCTTGCCGCGCCCCCCAGCAGGGCGCCGACCATCAGCGCCCGCCGCACCGTCCCCCAGCTCTGGCCTGTCATGGGGGCAGGGTACTCCGGTCTGGCCTTCCGTCAGGTAGGCGGCAGGCGAGCGGGGTAGCGTGGGGACGTGAAGCGGCTCTCGCGTCTTCCCTTCCTCGCTGCGCCCCTGCTGGCGCTGTCCCTGTCCGGCTGTGCGCCGCTGGCCTCGCTGCAATCGGTGGTGCAGGTGCCCACCTTCGAGCTTCAGAGCGTGCGCCTGACCAGGCTCAGCCTGCCGGGGGGCGGCAACCCGGCCCTCGCGTCCGTCACGGTGGGCCTGCGGGTGGGCAATCCCAACCCCCTCCCCGTGCGCCTCGCGCGGGTGGATGCCCGGCTGGTCATTGACGGCGAGGATGTGGGCGCTGTCACCCTGCCCGGCGTCAACCTGCCCGCACGGGGCGAGGGGCCGCTCGTGGCCGAGGTGCGGCTGCCCGTCACGCTGACGACGGCCGGGGCCTTCCTGCGGGTGGCGCGGGGGCAGGAGGTGGCGTTCCGGGTGGACGGCAGCTTCACCGCCGACTTCGGGCCGCTGGGACAGCCCACCTTCGGGCCGTTCACGCTGGCGCAGGGCGTGTGGCAGCAGCCAGCGATCCTGCCGTTTTGAGGGCTGCTACCTTGCCCCCGTGACCGTGCCCCCCGACACCTCCCCCAGCCCTGACCCCCAGCGGGCCTGGGCTTACCGCCCGGCCTCTCCCCTGCGCGGTGCTCCGGACGGGCCGCTCGCGGGGCTGACTTTCAGCGTGAAGGACCTGTTCGGCGTCCCCGGCTGGCCGCTGACAGCGAGTACGCGGGCACCCGTGCCGGAGGTCGGGGAAAGCGTGCTGGTGCGGCGGTTGCTGGACCTGGGGGCGTCGGCAGTCGGCAAGACGCATCTGCACGAGGTCGCCCTGGGCATCACGGGGATGAACGGGTACGGGGGCACCGAGCACCCATTTCTGCCGGGCCATGCCCCCGGCGGAAGCAGCAGCGGGGCGGCGGTCACGGTGGCGCTGGGGCAGGTGGATGTTGCGCTGGGGACGGACACGGGCGGCTCGATCCGGGTTCCGGCGGCGTGGTGCGGGGTGGTGGGGTACAAGCCGACCAAGGGGCATCCGGCCTGGAGCACCGACGGCGTGCTGCCCCTCTCGCCCACCTGCGACCACGCGGGGCCGCTCGCCCGCGACGTGGCGACCGTGGTGCGCGTTCACGAGGCGCTGACGGGTGAGAGCGTCCCGAGGCAGGACTGGGCCGGGGTGCGGGTGGGCCTGTGGCTCCCGGAGGGGTGGGTGACAGACGGGGTGCGGGCGGCGGTGCAGACCTTCGCGGCCACGCTGGAGGCACGTGGCGCGGTTCTCTCAACGGTGAGGCTGCCCGAGATGCTCGACGCCTACACGCCCATCGTGCTGAGCGAGGCGGCGCAAGTGCACCGGGAGGCGCTGCGGCGGGCCGAGCCGGGCTTCCTGCCCTTCACCCTGGCCTCGCTGCGGCAGGGGGAGGCGCTGGGCACGGAGGAGGTGGCGGCCGCCCAAGCCCGCCGGGAGGTGTACCGGGCCGAGGTGGACGCCCTGTTCGAGAGCTGCGACGTGCTGCTCGCGCCCGCCGTTCCTACACCCCCGCCGCCGCTGGGCACGGACGAAGTAGACCTGCCGGGGGGCCGCGTCCCCCTGCGCCGCGCCGTGCTGCGCCTGACCGTGCCCTTCAGCCTGCTGGGGCTGCCCAGCGTGGCCCTGCCGACAGGAATGCCCTGGGTGGGGGTGCAGCTCGTGGGACCACGCGGAGAAGACGCGCGGGTGCTGGGGCTGGCCCGGTCACTGACGGCTGAGGGCTGAAGGCTGACCCCTCCCCTACAATGCCCCCCATGAAGACCGATCCCGTGGACCTGACCCTCTTTCTGGCGCAGAGCGTGGTGGACCAGCCCTCGCTGGTGCGGGCCTCGCGGCGCGGGCCGACCGTGATCGTGCGGGTCGGCCCCGGCGAGGAAGGCCGCTTCATCGGGCGGCAGGGCCGGGTCATCCAGGCGATCCGCACCCTGGTCCGGGCCGCGACCGATCCCGCCGACCGCATCAACGTGGACCTCGACGCGCCGCGGAAGGGTTGAGGGTGGGCGCATGAATCCGCCGGACGACACCACCCGGCTGGGGCACTTCCTGGGACCACACGGCGTCTCGGGCGGCGTGAAGGTCTACGTGCTGGGCGACCCCGCGCAACTGCTGGAGCTGCCGCGCGTGTGGGTCGAGGGCCGGGGCTGGCTGCGGGTGCGCCGCGCCGACCCCCTCGCGCCGGGGGTGGCCCTGCATCTCGCGGGAATCACTACCCGCGAGGGCGCCGAGGCGTTGCGCGGCGCGAATGTCTACGCCGCCGACGCCGACCTCCCCCCGCTGGAGGAAGGCGAGTACTACTACCACGAGCTGCGCGGCCTGCCCGTGTCCAGCGCGGCGGGCGAGCGGCTGGGTGAGGTCGTGGACGTGCAGGACGCCGGGCATCAGGACCTGCTGGTCGTCTCACACCCCGGCGGCGAGGGCTTCCTGCCGCTGCAAGCGCCCTACGTGGAGGTCCGCCTGAATGCCCAGGGCCGTCCCGAGGCCGTCGCCCTGACCGACGAGGCTCCTGCCGGGCTGCTGGGCGAGGAGGCGGAGGAAGCGTGAGGCTCAGGTGCTGACCTTCTCCTTCCTGACCCTCTTTCCCGAGCTGCTCGCCCCCTTCGCGTCCGAGGCGATTCTGGGCAAGGCGGCGGTGCGGGGGCTGATCGGCGTGAACCTCGTCGACATGCGTGACTTTGCGGACAACAAGCACGCCAAGGTGGACGACACGCCGTATGGCGGCGGCGCGGGCATGGTCATCCGGGTGGATGTGGCCGAGCGTGCCCTGGCGAGCCTGCCGCCCGCCGACGAGGTGATCCTGTTCACGCCCGCCGGGGAGCGCTTTACCCAGCGCACGGCGGAGGAGCTGTCCACGAAGACGCACCTCGCCTTCCTATGCGGGCGCTACGAGGGCTTCGACGCTCGGGTGGAGACGCTGGTGACGCGCGAACTCAGCATCGGGGACTTCGTGATGATGGGGGGCGAGGCGGCGGCGGCCTGCGTGCTGGAGGCGGTCGCCCGGCTGCGTCCCGGCGTGTTGGGCGACGAGGCCTCGCACCGGGACGATTCCTTTTCCAGCGGGCTGCTGGACTACCCGGAGTACACCCGCCCGCCCGAGTGGCGCGGTCAGGCGGTGCCCGACGTGCTGAAGGGGGGCAATCACGGCGCCATCGCCCGCTGGCGGCGCGAGCAGGCGCTGGCCCGCACCCTGGCGCGGCGGCCCGACCTGCTGCCGGGTGCGGGCCTCACGCCCCAGGACAGCGCGGCGCTGCTGGCGCTGGGGGCGACCCCGGAAGACCTCGCCGCGTGGGGGGCTCCGCCGCCGCCCGCGCCCCGGCGGAAGCGGTCGCGCTCGCCGAAAGATGAGTCTGGTCTGTAGTCCCGGCTGACGTTGCCCCGCGCCCGAAGGCGCAGCATAGCCGCAGAGATATGTCGTTGCCGCTCTTTCCCCTCCCGAACACCGTCCTCTTTCCGGGACAGGTGTTGCCGCTCTACGTCTTCGAACCGCGTTACCGCGAACTGCTGGCACGGGTGCAGGCGAGCGGGGAGCCTTTCGGCGTGGTGCGGCTGCAGCCCCGGCTGGAGGGCGGCACGACCCTGCTGGACCGCATCGGGCGGGTGGGCACCCTGGCGCACCTGCTGGAAGCCGAGACGCACGAGGACGGCACGAGCAGCATCCTCGTCGTGGGGGGCGAGCGCTTCCGGGTGCGCGAGTTCGACCCCACGCACGCTTACCTCAGCGCCGAGGTGGACCCCTGGCCGCTGGACCCCGACCCGCTGGGTGCCCCCGCCGAGGAAGCCACCGCCCGGCGGCTTCTGAGCGACCTGCTGCGGCTGCACCCCACCGAGACGGAAGCCATCCGCTCCAACGCGCCGGACACGCCCCTGCTGCTGGCGAGCTACGCCGCCGCCCTGCTGCCGCTGGACGCCGAGCAGCGAGAAGAAGCGCTGCGGGCGCCCACCCTGCTCGACCGCCTCGACATGCTGCGGGCGGCGGTGCCGCTGGGGGCGCGGGAGCTGAACTAGCGGCTAGAACACCACCGTCTTGTTGCCCTCCACCAGCACCCGGTGGTCCACGTGGGCCTTCACGGCGCGGGCGAGCACCTGCCGCTCCACGTCGCGCCCGAGGCGCACCAGGGAGTCGGGCGTCTCGCGGTGGGTGACCGGGACCACGTCCTGCGCGATGATCGGCCCGGCGTCGAGTTCCTCGGTGACGTAGTGGCTGGTCGCCCCGATCAGCTTGACGCCACGCTCGAACGCGGCCCGGTAGGGGTTGGCTCCCACGAAGGCGGGCAGGAACGAGTGGTGGATGTTGATGACCGGGCAGCCTACCTCCCGCAGGAAGTCGCCCGACAGGATCTGCATGTAGCGGGCCAGCACCACGAAATCGGCCCCGGCCTCCCGCAGGAGCCGGACCTGTTCGGCCTCGGCCTCCGGCTTGTTCTCGCGGGTCACGGGCACCAC from the Deinococcus sp. NW-56 genome contains:
- a CDS encoding LON peptidase substrate-binding domain-containing protein, coding for MSLPLFPLPNTVLFPGQVLPLYVFEPRYRELLARVQASGEPFGVVRLQPRLEGGTTLLDRIGRVGTLAHLLEAETHEDGTSSILVVGGERFRVREFDPTHAYLSAEVDPWPLDPDPLGAPAEEATARRLLSDLLRLHPTETEAIRSNAPDTPLLLASYAAALLPLDAEQREEALRAPTLLDRLDMLRAAVPLGARELN